One Streptosporangium sp. NBC_01495 DNA window includes the following coding sequences:
- a CDS encoding D-alanyl-D-alanine carboxypeptidase family protein, with translation MNLTELRREAEKAAKDLEDATKALEQRRTQIRTSEKELSVKLRELQVAERAFAQVRQPLSDLVGFLYQQPVGGDVAGFLSGGSDADTLRAMAGVTQLVAERDLILEDSSRLQVEQERLAGEAQELRAGNLLAEAQMGAEIETLRTRSQKIVQSLTRALVKLGVKINKNGRPAAGCDPTRATSMDEFPNGLIPQAYLCPLQQRGNQLRGDAALAFISLNESYKRQFGRPMCVTDSYRSLAEQQSVYYTRPGLAAVPGRSNHGLGLAVDLCGGVERFRSAEFNWLETNGKKFGWIHPKWAYVSPFEPWHWEYDPKIGSLL, from the coding sequence GTGAATCTCACAGAATTGCGTCGTGAGGCGGAGAAGGCTGCGAAGGATCTTGAGGACGCGACCAAGGCCCTGGAGCAGCGGCGGACCCAGATCCGCACCTCGGAGAAGGAGCTTTCCGTCAAGCTGCGGGAGCTGCAGGTGGCCGAGAGAGCTTTCGCCCAGGTGCGGCAGCCACTGTCGGATCTGGTCGGATTCCTCTACCAGCAGCCCGTCGGGGGAGATGTGGCCGGATTCCTGTCCGGTGGCTCTGACGCCGACACCCTGCGCGCCATGGCCGGTGTCACCCAGCTCGTCGCCGAGCGCGACCTGATCCTTGAGGACAGTAGCCGCCTTCAGGTGGAGCAGGAGCGTCTCGCGGGTGAGGCGCAGGAGCTCCGGGCGGGCAATCTCCTCGCGGAGGCGCAGATGGGTGCCGAGATCGAGACACTCAGGACGCGCTCGCAGAAGATCGTGCAGTCTCTGACCAGGGCGCTGGTGAAGCTGGGCGTCAAGATCAACAAGAACGGGCGGCCGGCGGCCGGGTGCGACCCGACCAGGGCGACCTCGATGGACGAGTTTCCCAACGGCCTCATCCCGCAGGCCTACCTCTGCCCGCTCCAGCAGCGGGGCAACCAGTTGCGGGGGGACGCCGCGCTCGCGTTCATCAGCCTCAACGAGTCGTACAAGCGGCAGTTCGGCAGGCCGATGTGCGTGACCGACAGCTACCGGAGTCTGGCCGAGCAGCAGTCGGTCTATTACACGCGCCCCGGCCTGGCGGCGGTCCCGGGCCGCAGCAACCACGGTCTGGGACTCGCCGTCGACCTGTGCGGAGGCGTCGAGCGCTTCCGTTCGGCCGAGTTCAACTGGCTGGAGACCAACGGCAAGAAGTTCGGCTGGATCCACCCCAAGTGGGCCTACGTCAGCCCCTTCGAGCCCTGGCACTGGGAGTACGACCCCAAGATCGGCTCCCTGCTGTAA
- a CDS encoding RcpC/CpaB family pilus assembly protein encodes MRALRRFLGRRHRLIATVVAALAMGCAVLALRPDTASVTVLIAARDLPGGVLEAADLIPAPLRPGTVPDGALRPGTPFAGKILTGPARRGEPLTDVRLLGPGLLAAHGQGTVATPVRVADPETARLLSPGDVVDVLAATSTWDGTAPATVVAEDVAVLATPGGESERDALVVLATTSAQATELASAQAGGRLSITIGPRTR; translated from the coding sequence ATGCGCGCTCTGCGCCGTTTCCTCGGCCGCCGTCACCGTCTCATCGCCACCGTCGTCGCCGCCCTGGCGATGGGATGCGCCGTACTGGCGCTGCGCCCGGACACCGCCTCGGTGACCGTCCTGATCGCCGCCAGGGATCTTCCCGGAGGTGTGCTGGAGGCGGCCGACCTGATACCGGCTCCGCTGAGACCCGGTACGGTCCCCGACGGCGCCCTGAGGCCCGGCACGCCGTTCGCGGGAAAGATCCTGACGGGTCCCGCGCGGCGCGGGGAGCCGCTGACCGACGTCCGCCTGCTCGGTCCCGGCCTGCTGGCCGCCCACGGCCAGGGAACGGTCGCCACCCCCGTACGGGTCGCCGATCCCGAGACCGCGCGCCTGCTCTCGCCGGGCGACGTGGTGGACGTGCTCGCCGCCACCTCGACGTGGGACGGCACCGCCCCGGCGACCGTCGTGGCCGAGGACGTCGCGGTCCTGGCCACACCGGGCGGGGAGTCGGAGCGAGACGCGCTCGTCGTGCTGGCCACCACGTCGGCCCAGGCGACCGAGCTGGCCTCCGCCCAGGCGGGCGGGCGGCTCTCCATCACGATCGGCCCCCGCACACGGTGA